One genomic segment of Macaca fascicularis isolate 582-1 chromosome 19, T2T-MFA8v1.1 includes these proteins:
- the ASPDH gene encoding aspartate dehydrogenase domain-containing protein isoform X2 yields MADKGPWRVGVVGYGRLGQSLVSRLLAQGPELGLELVFVWNRDPGRMAGSVPPSLQLQKLAALGERHPDLVVEVAHPKIIHESGAQILRHANLLVGSPSALSDQTTERQLLEASQHWNHAVFVARGALWGTEDITRLDAAGGLRSLRVTMATHPDGFRLEGPLAAAHSTGPRTVLYEGPVRGLCPFAPRNSNTMAAAALAAPSLGFDGVTGVLVADLSLLPAPLQAGDPSLLRSLLPPETRSSYWPLTTTIPPLPCPTSPGSLF; encoded by the exons ATGGCCGACAAGGGCCCATGGAGGGTGGGCGTGGTGGGCTACGGCCGCCTCG GACAGTCCCTCGTCTCCCGCCTGTTGGCTCAGGGACCAGAACTTGGCCTAGAACTTGTTTTTGTCTGGAATCGTGACCCAGGACGAATGGCAGGGAGCGTGCCCCCTTCCCTGCAGCTCCAGAAGCTTGCTGCCCTTGGGGAAAG ACACCCTGATCTGGTTGTGGAAGTGGCCCATCCCAAAATAATCCATGAATCTGGGGCACAAATCCTGCGCCATGCCAATCTCCTG GTGGGGTCCCCCTCAGCTCTAAGTGACCAGACCACAGAGCGGCAGCTCTTGGAGGCCTCACAGCACTGGAACCATGCCGTGTTTGTGGCCCGAGGGGCCCTGTGGGGTACCGAGGACATCACGAGATTGGATGCAGCTGGGGGCCTCCGG AGCCTTCGTGTCACCATGGCCACACACCCCGATGGCTTCCGGCTCGAGGGACCCCTGGCTGCAGCCCACAGCACCGGGCCTCGCACTGTGCTCTACGAAGGCCCTGTCCGTGGGCTCTGCCCCTTTGCCCCCCGAAATTCCAACACCATGGCGGCGGCTGCCCTGGCTGCCCCCAGCCTGGGCTTCGATGGGGTGACTGGTGTGCTTGTGGCTGATCTCAG TCTGCTGCCAGCTCCCCTCCAGGCCGGGGATCCATCTCTGCTGAGAAGCCTCCTCCCTCCCGAGACGAGATCATCTTACTGGCCTCTCACTACCACTATCCCACCCCTGCCTTGCCCCACTTCCCCAGGATCTCTCTTCTGA
- the JOSD2 gene encoding josephin-2 isoform X2 yields MAALQGLGLAAVWWDRRRPLSQLALPQVLGLILNLPSPVSLGLLSLPLRRRHWVALRQVDGIYYNLDSKLRAPEALGDEDGVRAFLATALAQGLCEVLLVVTKEVEEKGCWLRTD; encoded by the exons ATGGCCGCTCTGCAGGGGCTGGGCCTGGCCGCCGTGTGGTGGGACAGGAGGAG GCCCCTGTCCCAGCTGGCCCTGCCCCAGGTGCTGGGACTAATCCTGAACCTGCCCTCGCCCGTGTCTCTGGGGCTGCTGTCACTGCCGCTACGCCGGCGGCACTGGGTGGCCCTGCGCCAGGTGGACGGCATCTACTACAACCTGGACTCCAAGCTGCGGGCGCCCGAGGCCCTGGGGGACGAGGACGGAGTCAG GGCCTTCCTGGCGACTGCGCTGGCCCAGGGCCTGTGTGAGGTGCTGCTGGTGGTgaccaaggaggtggaggagaagggCTGCTGGCTTCGGACAGACTGA
- the ASPDH gene encoding aspartate dehydrogenase domain-containing protein isoform X1: protein MADKGPWRVGVVGYGRLGQSLVSRLLAQGPELGLELVFVWNRDPGRMAGSVPPSLQLQKLAALGERHPDLVVEVAHPKIIHESGAQILRHANLLVGSPSALSDQTTERQLLEASQHWNHAVFVARGALWGTEDITRLDAAGGLRSLRVTMATHPDGFRLEGPLAAAHSTGPRTVLYEGPVRGLCPFAPRNSNTMAAAALAAPSLGFDGVTGVLVADLSLTDMHVVDVELSGHPGPRGRSFAVHTHRENPAEPGAVTGSATVTAFWRSLLVCCQLPSRPGIHLC from the exons ATGGCCGACAAGGGCCCATGGAGGGTGGGCGTGGTGGGCTACGGCCGCCTCG GACAGTCCCTCGTCTCCCGCCTGTTGGCTCAGGGACCAGAACTTGGCCTAGAACTTGTTTTTGTCTGGAATCGTGACCCAGGACGAATGGCAGGGAGCGTGCCCCCTTCCCTGCAGCTCCAGAAGCTTGCTGCCCTTGGGGAAAG ACACCCTGATCTGGTTGTGGAAGTGGCCCATCCCAAAATAATCCATGAATCTGGGGCACAAATCCTGCGCCATGCCAATCTCCTG GTGGGGTCCCCCTCAGCTCTAAGTGACCAGACCACAGAGCGGCAGCTCTTGGAGGCCTCACAGCACTGGAACCATGCCGTGTTTGTGGCCCGAGGGGCCCTGTGGGGTACCGAGGACATCACGAGATTGGATGCAGCTGGGGGCCTCCGG AGCCTTCGTGTCACCATGGCCACACACCCCGATGGCTTCCGGCTCGAGGGACCCCTGGCTGCAGCCCACAGCACCGGGCCTCGCACTGTGCTCTACGAAGGCCCTGTCCGTGGGCTCTGCCCCTTTGCCCCCCGAAATTCCAACACCATGGCGGCGGCTGCCCTGGCTGCCCCCAGCCTGGGCTTCGATGGGGTGACTGGTGTGCTTGTGGCTGATCTCAG CCTCACGGACATGCACGTGGTGGATGTAGAGCTGAGCGGACACCCGGGCCCCAGGGGCCGAAGCTTTGCTGTGCACACCCACAGAGAGAACCCTGCCGAGCCAGGCGCGGTAACCGGCTCCGCCACCGTCACGGCCTTCTGGCGGAGCCTCCTGG TCTGCTGCCAGCTCCCCTCCAGGCCGGGGATCCATCTCTGCTGA
- the ASPDH gene encoding aspartate dehydrogenase domain-containing protein isoform X3 produces the protein MADKGPWRVGVVGYGRLGQSLVSRLLAQGPELGLELVFVWNRDPGRMAGSVPPSLQLQKLAALGERHPDLVVEVAHPKIIHESGAQILRHANLLSLRVTMATHPDGFRLEGPLAAAHSTGPRTVLYEGPVRGLCPFAPRNSNTMAAAALAAPSLGFDGVTGVLVADLSLTDMHVVDVELSGHPGPRGRSFAVHTHRENPAEPGAVTGSATVTAFWRSLLVCCQLPSRPGIHLC, from the exons ATGGCCGACAAGGGCCCATGGAGGGTGGGCGTGGTGGGCTACGGCCGCCTCG GACAGTCCCTCGTCTCCCGCCTGTTGGCTCAGGGACCAGAACTTGGCCTAGAACTTGTTTTTGTCTGGAATCGTGACCCAGGACGAATGGCAGGGAGCGTGCCCCCTTCCCTGCAGCTCCAGAAGCTTGCTGCCCTTGGGGAAAG ACACCCTGATCTGGTTGTGGAAGTGGCCCATCCCAAAATAATCCATGAATCTGGGGCACAAATCCTGCGCCATGCCAATCTCCTG AGCCTTCGTGTCACCATGGCCACACACCCCGATGGCTTCCGGCTCGAGGGACCCCTGGCTGCAGCCCACAGCACCGGGCCTCGCACTGTGCTCTACGAAGGCCCTGTCCGTGGGCTCTGCCCCTTTGCCCCCCGAAATTCCAACACCATGGCGGCGGCTGCCCTGGCTGCCCCCAGCCTGGGCTTCGATGGGGTGACTGGTGTGCTTGTGGCTGATCTCAG CCTCACGGACATGCACGTGGTGGATGTAGAGCTGAGCGGACACCCGGGCCCCAGGGGCCGAAGCTTTGCTGTGCACACCCACAGAGAGAACCCTGCCGAGCCAGGCGCGGTAACCGGCTCCGCCACCGTCACGGCCTTCTGGCGGAGCCTCCTGG TCTGCTGCCAGCTCCCCTCCAGGCCGGGGATCCATCTCTGCTGA
- the ASPDH gene encoding aspartate dehydrogenase domain-containing protein isoform X4: protein MADKGPWRVGVVGYGRLGQSLVSRLLAQGPELGLELVFVWNRDPGRMAGSVPPSLQLQKLAALGERHPDLVVEVAHPKIIHESGAQILRHANLLSLRVTMATHPDGFRLEGPLAAAHSTGPRTVLYEGPVRGLCPFAPRNSNTMAAAALAAPSLGFDGVTGVLVADLSLLPAPLQAGDPSLLRSLLPPETRSSYWPLTTTIPPLPCPTSPGSLF, encoded by the exons ATGGCCGACAAGGGCCCATGGAGGGTGGGCGTGGTGGGCTACGGCCGCCTCG GACAGTCCCTCGTCTCCCGCCTGTTGGCTCAGGGACCAGAACTTGGCCTAGAACTTGTTTTTGTCTGGAATCGTGACCCAGGACGAATGGCAGGGAGCGTGCCCCCTTCCCTGCAGCTCCAGAAGCTTGCTGCCCTTGGGGAAAG ACACCCTGATCTGGTTGTGGAAGTGGCCCATCCCAAAATAATCCATGAATCTGGGGCACAAATCCTGCGCCATGCCAATCTCCTG AGCCTTCGTGTCACCATGGCCACACACCCCGATGGCTTCCGGCTCGAGGGACCCCTGGCTGCAGCCCACAGCACCGGGCCTCGCACTGTGCTCTACGAAGGCCCTGTCCGTGGGCTCTGCCCCTTTGCCCCCCGAAATTCCAACACCATGGCGGCGGCTGCCCTGGCTGCCCCCAGCCTGGGCTTCGATGGGGTGACTGGTGTGCTTGTGGCTGATCTCAG TCTGCTGCCAGCTCCCCTCCAGGCCGGGGATCCATCTCTGCTGAGAAGCCTCCTCCCTCCCGAGACGAGATCATCTTACTGGCCTCTCACTACCACTATCCCACCCCTGCCTTGCCCCACTTCCCCAGGATCTCTCTTCTGA
- the JOSD2 gene encoding josephin-2 isoform X1, translating to MSQAPGAQPSPPSVYHERQRLELCAVHALNNVLQQQLFSQEAADEICKRLAPDSRLNPHRSLLGTGNYDVNVIMAALQGLGLAAVWWDRRRPLSQLALPQVLGLILNLPSPVSLGLLSLPLRRRHWVALRQVDGIYYNLDSKLRAPEALGDEDGVRAFLATALAQGLCEVLLVVTKEVEEKGCWLRTD from the exons ATGTCCCAGGCCCCGGGAGCACAGCCGAGCCCACCCTCTGTGTACCACGAACGGCAGCGCCTGGAGCTATGTGCCGTCCACGCCCTCAACAACGTTCTGCAGCAGCAGCTCTTTAGCCAGGAGGCTGCCGATGAGATCTGCAAGAG GTTGGCCCCAGACTCCCGGCTGAACCCTCATCGCAGCCTCCTGGGCACCGGCAACTATGACGTCAACGTGATCATGGCCGCTCTGCAGGGGCTGGGCCTGGCCGCCGTGTGGTGGGACAGGAGGAG GCCCCTGTCCCAGCTGGCCCTGCCCCAGGTGCTGGGACTAATCCTGAACCTGCCCTCGCCCGTGTCTCTGGGGCTGCTGTCACTGCCGCTACGCCGGCGGCACTGGGTGGCCCTGCGCCAGGTGGACGGCATCTACTACAACCTGGACTCCAAGCTGCGGGCGCCCGAGGCCCTGGGGGACGAGGACGGAGTCAG GGCCTTCCTGGCGACTGCGCTGGCCCAGGGCCTGTGTGAGGTGCTGCTGGTGGTgaccaaggaggtggaggagaagggCTGCTGGCTTCGGACAGACTGA